Proteins encoded together in one Triticum dicoccoides isolate Atlit2015 ecotype Zavitan chromosome 7B, WEW_v2.0, whole genome shotgun sequence window:
- the LOC119338253 gene encoding NDR1/HIN1-like protein 1, protein MSIKHCDKHDCERRRLYRQFCAALVAVILLILLIILIVWLVLRPTRPRFYLNGLTVACLNATSSPASYLTVTLQATIAARNPNSRVGIYFDRTDAYAEYKGQQVTVPTALPVVYQGHLDVSVWSPFLVGSNVPLAPYLAVALAQDETAGYVLLTVRVDGWIRWKAGAFITGHYHLRVRCPALLTVNGGQGSYGSIAGGGGNGYFNFQRAAPCVVDV, encoded by the coding sequence atgtcgATCAAGCACTGCGACAAGCACGACTGCGAGCGGCGGCGGCTGTACCGCCAGTTCTGCGCCGCCCTGGTGGCCGTCATCCTCCTCATCCTGCTCATCATCCTCATCGTCTGGCTCGTGCTCCGCCCCACCAGGCCGCGCTTCTACCTCAACGGCCTCACCGTGGCGTGCCTCAACGCCACCTCCTCCCCGGCGTCCTACCTCACCGTGACGCTGCAGGCGACGATCGCCGCCCGCAACCCCAACTCCCGCGTCGGCATCTACTTCGACCGGACGGACGCGTACGCCGAGTACAAGGGGCAGCAGGTGACCGTCCCGACGGCGCTCCCCGTGGTGTACCAGGGCCACCTGGACGTCTCGGTGTGGTCGCCGTTCCTGGTGGGGTCGAACGTGCCGCTGGCCCCGTACCTGGCTGTGGCGCTGGCGCAGGACGAGACGGCTGGGTACGTGCTGCTCACGGTGCGGGTGGACGGCTGGATCAGGTGGAAGGCCGGGGCGTTCATTACGGGGCACTACCACCTCCGGGTCAGGTGTCCCGCCCTGCTCACCGTCAACGGAGGGCAGGGCAGCTACGGCTccatcgccggcggcggcgggaacgGGTACTTCAACTTCCAGCGCGCCGCGCCATGCGTTGTCGACGTCTGA